A region of Mammaliicoccus sp. Dog046 DNA encodes the following proteins:
- a CDS encoding DUF1129 family protein — translation MKKSTRDLIIENNVKRLRLNSHDREVYENYITYVRANLSINAYNSEKMLLNILNHLLSAEKDGMHAMEFFDHNPKQHADNLIKNMPNRTFQNIFKFIGLHILILLGVFSFIRGFTGFFTQIEHTYLYTFLITFVTGFTMIFIFIWMIFKVVQIRIYSESNWTTLITNTLIAGTLILTILAFFLPSNYLQLGPKIYTSNWLYIILSFVLTPLGLYIDHYRKINQPDIR, via the coding sequence ATGAAAAAATCTACACGCGATTTAATCATTGAGAACAATGTTAAGCGCCTAAGACTGAACAGTCATGACCGAGAAGTTTACGAAAATTACATTACTTATGTGCGTGCGAACCTCAGTATTAATGCATATAATTCAGAAAAAATGTTACTCAATATATTGAATCATTTATTAAGCGCCGAAAAAGACGGCATGCATGCAATGGAATTTTTCGATCACAATCCAAAGCAGCACGCCGATAATTTAATTAAAAATATGCCTAACCGCACATTTCAAAATATATTTAAATTTATTGGATTACACATCCTTATCTTGTTAGGTGTATTTTCATTTATAAGAGGATTTACAGGATTCTTTACACAGATTGAACATACTTATTTATATACGTTTCTTATTACATTCGTCACAGGGTTTACAATGATATTCATATTTATTTGGATGATTTTTAAAGTCGTGCAGATTAGGATTTATAGCGAATCGAATTGGACCACACTTATCACAAACACATTGATCGCCGGAACACTCATTTTAACTATTCTTGCATTCTTTCTACCAAGTAATTATTTACAACTTGGTCCAAAAATCTATACATCCAACTGGCTATATATTATTTTATCTTTTGTCCTAACACCATTAGGTTTATATATCGACCATTATAGAAAAATCAATCAACCTGACATTCGTTAA
- a CDS encoding GNAT family protein, whose product MIEVRPVELEDAKALLDLDLRNRELFETYSGSNKTDSDYQLKRYRKNIEKQIHEMNNDDGYHYVMVHIEENKVIGTIDLFSVVRHSIQSCMMGYALDAEYSGMGITTFAAKEVIKIAFNELGFHRVEAGVQPDNIGSWKVLEKAGMLREGLNRKNVRIKGEWKDHYLYAIVNEHF is encoded by the coding sequence ATGATAGAAGTTAGACCAGTAGAGTTAGAAGATGCAAAGGCATTACTAGATTTGGATTTACGTAATAGAGAATTGTTTGAAACATATTCAGGTTCTAATAAAACCGATTCAGATTATCAATTGAAGCGATATCGGAAAAATATAGAAAAGCAAATTCATGAAATGAACAACGATGATGGTTATCATTATGTGATGGTTCATATAGAAGAAAATAAAGTTATCGGAACGATTGATTTATTTTCAGTTGTAAGACATAGTATTCAAAGTTGTATGATGGGCTACGCACTTGATGCAGAATATAGTGGGATGGGGATTACTACTTTTGCAGCTAAAGAAGTGATAAAAATAGCCTTTAATGAATTAGGATTTCATAGAGTTGAAGCGGGTGTGCAACCGGATAATATTGGCTCATGGAAAGTATTAGAGAAGGCGGGCATGCTTAGGGAAGGGTTAAATAGAAAGAACGTTAGAATTAAAGGTGAATGGAAAGATCATTATTTATATGCCATTGTTAATGAACACTTTTAA
- a CDS encoding homocysteine synthase: MTQENWNKETLAIHGGQVPDPVTGSTAVPIHQTTSFTFQSTEHAQNLFALAEEGNIYSRIMNPTNDVFEKRIALLEGGLAALSVGSGQAAITLSILNIAESGSEVVASTNLYGGTYNLFAVTLKKFGITVRFVDPKDPNNFKSAINEKTKLIFAETIGNPSIDVLDIEAVANIAHENDIPLIVDNTFATPHLLQPIKFGADIVVHSATKFIGGHGTSIGGVIVDSGKFNWDNGKFPGLVEPDPSYHGVSYTKDVGDAAYITKARVQLLRDLGPALSPFNAHQFLIGLETLHLRTERHSENAQKVAEFLESHDKVSWVNYPGLESNPSHELAKKYLPHGQGAILTFGVDGDVDSIPKFIESLSLFSLLANVGDSKSLVIHPASTTHQQLSDEEQLASGVTKDLVRLSIGTESVDDILLDLKQALEKIQ; encoded by the coding sequence ATGACACAAGAAAATTGGAATAAAGAAACACTCGCCATTCATGGTGGTCAAGTACCTGATCCAGTCACTGGTTCAACTGCAGTACCTATCCATCAAACGACTTCATTTACGTTTCAATCTACTGAGCACGCTCAAAATCTATTCGCACTTGCCGAAGAAGGTAACATATATTCAAGAATCATGAACCCAACAAATGATGTGTTTGAAAAACGCATTGCTTTATTAGAAGGCGGATTAGCCGCATTAAGTGTAGGCAGTGGTCAAGCTGCTATCACTTTAAGTATTTTAAATATTGCTGAAAGTGGTTCTGAAGTCGTTGCTTCAACCAATTTATATGGTGGTACATATAATTTATTTGCTGTCACTTTAAAGAAATTCGGTATAACGGTACGATTTGTAGATCCGAAAGATCCAAATAACTTTAAATCTGCCATTAATGAAAAGACTAAATTAATTTTTGCAGAAACAATAGGCAATCCAAGTATAGACGTGCTAGATATTGAAGCAGTAGCAAATATTGCACATGAAAATGATATCCCATTAATCGTTGATAATACATTTGCGACACCACACTTACTTCAACCAATTAAATTTGGTGCAGATATTGTTGTTCACTCTGCAACAAAATTCATTGGTGGACATGGTACATCTATCGGTGGCGTCATTGTCGATAGTGGTAAATTCAATTGGGATAACGGAAAATTCCCTGGATTAGTAGAACCTGATCCAAGTTATCATGGTGTCTCTTATACGAAAGACGTTGGCGATGCTGCTTATATTACTAAAGCGCGTGTTCAATTATTACGTGACTTAGGTCCTGCACTTTCACCATTTAATGCACACCAATTTTTAATCGGTTTGGAAACATTGCACTTAAGAACAGAACGTCACTCTGAAAATGCTCAAAAAGTTGCAGAATTCCTAGAATCACATGATAAAGTGAGTTGGGTCAATTATCCTGGACTAGAATCAAATCCTTCACATGAACTTGCTAAAAAATATTTACCTCATGGCCAAGGCGCTATTCTAACATTCGGTGTTGATGGTGATGTGGATAGTATACCTAAATTTATTGAATCATTATCACTGTTCTCATTACTAGCAAATGTAGGTGATTCTAAGTCTCTTGTGATTCATCCAGCCAGCACAACACATCAACAATTAAGCGATGAAGAACAACTCGCTTCAGGCGTAACTAAAGATTTAGTTCGACTTTCTATAGGTACTGAATCCGTTGATGATATCCTTCTCGATTTAAAGCAAGCACTTGAAAAAATTCAATAG
- the nfsA gene encoding oxygen-insensitive NADPH nitroreductase: MKQSVYDLTQQHRSIRQFKDEPLSKETIKKLVQAGQMASTSSYVQAYSIIGISDPEIKEALKEISGQQHVVDNGYLFVFVIDYYRHHLINEATEGNMKPSLESAEGLLVGTIDVALAAENVALTAEDMGYGIVFLGSLRNDVAKVSELLGLPEHVFPLFGMAVGVPSEDEQGSPKQRLPFEHVFHENKYQSASTEQLEQIKQYDEDIQAYYEQRTNGQRSESWSAQISKMMGQKTRPDILDRLNEKGFIKR; this comes from the coding sequence ATGAAACAATCTGTATATGATTTAACACAACAGCACCGATCTATACGACAATTTAAAGACGAACCTTTATCTAAAGAAACGATAAAAAAATTAGTTCAAGCTGGACAAATGGCCTCTACATCAAGCTATGTTCAAGCGTATTCAATCATTGGTATTAGTGATCCAGAAATCAAAGAAGCATTAAAAGAAATCTCAGGACAACAACATGTTGTTGATAATGGTTATTTATTTGTATTTGTAATTGATTATTACAGACATCATTTAATTAACGAAGCAACTGAAGGAAATATGAAACCAAGTTTAGAATCAGCTGAAGGCCTACTTGTAGGTACAATTGACGTTGCACTTGCTGCTGAAAATGTTGCACTTACAGCTGAAGATATGGGCTACGGCATTGTATTCTTAGGTTCATTACGAAATGACGTTGCAAAAGTAAGTGAGCTGTTAGGCTTACCTGAACACGTCTTCCCATTATTCGGTATGGCAGTTGGTGTTCCAAGTGAAGATGAACAAGGTTCACCAAAACAACGCCTACCATTTGAACATGTTTTTCATGAAAATAAATATCAATCCGCTTCAACAGAACAACTCGAGCAAATCAAACAATATGACGAAGATATCCAAGCATATTATGAACAACGTACAAACGGCCAACGCTCAGAATCATGGTCAGCACAAATCTCTAAAATGATGGGCCAAAAAACAAGACCTGACATATTAGATCGACTCAATGAAAAAGGATTTATTAAAAGATAA
- a CDS encoding ABC transporter ATP-binding protein: MGLVVEHVTKTFGEKETATRVLNDISFTAEKGELIVLNGASGSGKSTLLSIVGGLLGRSSGTITLDDIDYVDLPDKQLTEMRLKQIGFIFQSSHLIPYLNVTDQLTYVGQKAGMKKKEAKERAEKLLTEIGLSHRLKAYPQSLSGGEKQRVAIMRAWMNHPKLILADEPTASLDSNKAIEVVKMIKSNVKEHDSIGIMITHDERIFDYADRVIKLSEGRISETVS, encoded by the coding sequence ATGGGGTTAGTAGTTGAACACGTAACTAAAACATTTGGAGAAAAAGAAACGGCAACACGCGTATTAAATGACATTTCATTCACTGCTGAAAAAGGTGAACTGATTGTATTAAATGGTGCGTCAGGTTCAGGAAAATCAACATTATTATCGATAGTAGGTGGACTGTTAGGTAGAAGTTCAGGAACGATTACATTAGATGATATTGATTACGTCGATTTACCAGATAAGCAATTAACAGAAATGCGTTTAAAACAAATTGGATTTATTTTTCAATCGTCACATCTGATTCCGTATTTAAATGTGACAGATCAACTCACGTACGTAGGTCAAAAAGCAGGAATGAAGAAGAAAGAAGCGAAAGAAAGAGCAGAAAAATTATTAACAGAAATAGGTTTATCTCATAGATTAAAAGCATATCCGCAATCACTGTCAGGTGGAGAAAAACAACGTGTTGCAATTATGAGAGCTTGGATGAATCATCCTAAATTGATATTGGCAGATGAACCAACAGCTAGTTTAGATTCAAATAAAGCAATTGAAGTTGTTAAAATGATTAAATCAAATGTTAAGGAACATGATTCTATTGGTATTATGATTACGCATGATGAAAGAATATTTGATTATGCAGACCGTGTGATTAAATTAAGCGAAGGACGTATATCTGAAACAGTTTCTTAG
- a CDS encoding ABC transporter permease — protein MKLAFKELMYYKFKYLLVTLILFLLAFLVLFISALAQGLAKENVSGIEQWNKQHYVIAKDADNQLMQSNITEQQADDVQAVVGGDPIKTAMQKVKTNNGKLDLMFTQLTSNIQPKPTEGTLPKQADEVLLNKKLKAEGFNVGDHIKLSDGKQSYKIVGFSDNIMYAHTSMAYVNEDAMQELKGNHTALIAYDNLNKQQESKIQDIDNMKVISQKDMFDAIPSYNAEQQPLNLMIIFLFVISAIVITAFFYVMTIQKTSQFGILKAIGTKNSQLMMSLMVQILMITLIGVALAISIISVIDTFMPVTMPFYINVNLMMLMVVVFIIVSLLGAVLSLIKVMKIEPLEAIGGE, from the coding sequence ACTGATGTATTACAAGTTTAAATATTTACTTGTGACTTTAATACTGTTCTTATTAGCATTTCTTGTTTTATTTATATCTGCGTTAGCGCAAGGCTTGGCAAAAGAGAATGTTTCAGGAATAGAACAATGGAATAAACAACACTATGTCATTGCAAAGGATGCTGACAATCAACTCATGCAATCCAATATTACTGAACAACAAGCAGATGATGTTCAAGCAGTTGTTGGCGGAGATCCAATTAAAACTGCAATGCAAAAAGTGAAAACAAATAATGGGAAATTAGATTTAATGTTCACGCAACTTACAAGTAATATCCAACCGAAACCTACTGAAGGAACATTACCGAAGCAAGCTGATGAAGTTTTATTAAATAAGAAATTAAAAGCAGAAGGATTTAATGTTGGAGATCATATTAAATTATCAGATGGAAAGCAGTCATATAAAATTGTCGGCTTCTCTGACAATATTATGTATGCACATACGTCGATGGCATATGTAAATGAAGATGCTATGCAGGAACTTAAAGGCAATCATACTGCACTCATAGCGTATGACAATCTAAATAAGCAACAAGAAAGTAAGATTCAAGACATTGATAATATGAAAGTCATTTCTCAAAAAGATATGTTCGATGCGATTCCAAGTTATAATGCGGAACAACAACCATTAAACTTGATGATTATATTTTTATTTGTCATATCAGCAATAGTCATTACAGCTTTCTTCTATGTCATGACTATTCAAAAAACGAGTCAATTTGGAATTTTAAAAGCAATTGGTACGAAAAATAGCCAATTAATGATGTCACTTATGGTACAAATTTTGATGATTACATTGATTGGGGTAGCATTAGCCATATCAATCATTAGCGTGATTGATACGTTTATGCCGGTTACAATGCCGTTCTATATAAATGTTAACTTAATGATGTTAATGGTAGTCGTATTTATCATCGTTTCATTGTTAGGCGCTGTATTATCTCTTATAAAAGTAATGAAAATAGAACCACTTGAAGCAATAGGAGGCGAGTAA